In Ananas comosus cultivar F153 linkage group 7, ASM154086v1, whole genome shotgun sequence, the sequence GAAAAGGGTCTTACATTACTTGCTCATCTTAGATTATGTGTATTATTGAACCTCAGGACAATGTCTGGGCCTAAATGGGTGAGAGCTTTAGACCAGTTCAGCattaattttagtattaataattaggtttaaatatttcAGCCGGATGGTGTATGTCTAATGAGGGTCTAAGAAATTACTAATATTAGTAGCTTGATTTTTACATTAAGTATTAGAATCTGATTCACACCTCCTAATTTGTGATTAATTCAACGGTAACGTGCAGGTCACATCTAACACGTGAAGTTGTTTTCTGCAGGTGGTCGAAAATTGCAGCGGAATTATCCGGGAGAACCGATAATCAAATAAAGAACTACTGGAACACACGCATCAAGAAGAAGCTCGTCGGCATGGGGATCGACCCGGCGACCCACGAGCCGCTCGGCCCGACAGAATCGATGGCGCCGGAATCGAAGTCCGACGATAAACCACAGCTGCAAGAGGGCGAGGCGCAAATCACGAAGGCAGCggcgtcggaggaggaggagcaacCGGTGCTGAGCAGCAGCTTCCTGTGGGACGGGGATTTTAGCGCTGAAAGAGAGGAGTCGGCGATGTTTCCGTGCGGGAGTTTCGAGGGATGCGTAGAAGTCGGCGACGAGTTCTGGAACTTCCGCTGTGATTCGCTGTTCGAGTGCGCGGAACTCGGCGTTTGAGAATGTCAGACGCGTCGCTATCATAAGTGAacgtataaaaataaaaatttaataaataaaattttaaaataaaaaatcgaaagtGTCCAGTGTGAAGAGTTCCAGGGATTAAGTGGTGATAAATCAAAGCTAAAATACTTCTAAAATTAattgacacttttttttttttcatgtttaacACTTGGAACATCCGAATTCAttatcaatattattaaatataatttaattttttaaaattttatagaaaataaatttcataattttataatattatatttctggTAATAAAATGGTTCTAAAATCACCTCGGATTGGTAGATtagttttataatattatatttctagtAATAAAATGGTTAAAGCTTCAACTGGTAGGTTAAAGTCAAATGGCTAGTT encodes:
- the LOC109713160 gene encoding protein ODORANT1-like; the encoded protein is MGRRPCCDKQRVKRGPWTAQEDNRLAKFIAADGRRCCWRAVPKLAGLQRCGKSCRLRWTNYLRPGLNHSMLTEAEEWLVIHLHAKLGNRWSKIAAELSGRTDNQIKNYWNTRIKKKLVGMGIDPATHEPLGPTESMAPESKSDDKPQLQEGEAQITKAAASEEEEQPVLSSSFLWDGDFSAEREESAMFPCGSFEGCVEVGDEFWNFRCDSLFECAELGV